Part of the Vigna angularis cultivar LongXiaoDou No.4 chromosome 1, ASM1680809v1, whole genome shotgun sequence genome, TCTCCTGCCTGGTATGGACAAGCTCAGTAGCAGTCATCGCTGGTTTTTTGTTGGCTGCGTACTGTTTTCGGAATAAAGATTCGACGGTTGCAAAGCAATCTATGGAATTTCGGGGAAGTTTATGGAACCATTCCAGAGCTTCCCCTTTAAGGGATAAGGAGAAAGCTCTGCATATCACCGGATCGCTATCGGTATAGAATGCCATTGCATCTATAAAATTACGTAGATGGTCGTCAGGATCTTCAGAACCATTGTAGCGTTCCAAGGTTGGAGGAGGCTTGTCCGGCATGTTTGCTTGCATGATGGCTTCTGTGAATGGAAGCAGGTTAGTGAGGCGCATAGGAGTAGGCCCCCTCCTTCCTCCACCATGATGGCTGGCATCGTTATCCTCCTGTCTGTTGGAGGCGGATAACTCTGGTGGTGGGATCTGTGCTCGCAGCGCCGCTATCTCCTCCGCGTGTTTACGTTGAATCTCCTGCATGGTTTGTGTCTGTGCCTCAATTTGCGCCTGCAATTGCCTGATCAAATCGTGCGTATCAGAATTTTCCATCGCTCCAGTGGTCGTTGTTGGGATAGTAatctcggccccacggtgggcgccaaaatgtttcagtagGAATGTGGAGACCAAGATACGAACCTAACAAccttctctcctccttctctgaACTGCTTTCACTGTGttgtctttctctcttttccaaGTCTCTGAGTAAGGTGGGCTGGGTACCtacaaaggcactccgacgctcaagtcaatagGGGTGTAGAAAGAGGTGTTGTCAGAATAACCaaatctttcttaattttctcttagGGGAAAAACATACCTTTTTTCTCCTGTgctttgtatatttaaattaacataataaaccgtttacctgaaaatccggtcGGTTACGGAAACTGACTGTTTAGAAGTTGTAACCGTCATATCGTGTGCTGATATCGAGTTAACTACTTCTATGATATATGGCCGTGATTCACGGCGCTGTGTAACCAAGATGTGTAACTGCTCATCTGTAACCGTTAGATCACGATGTCGCATACTGTATGTCGATCATCATTCGTGTCGACCCGAGTGAATGACGTGTCGTTAGATCACGATGTCGCATACTGTATGTCGATCATCATTCGTGTCGACCCGAGTGGACGACGTGTCGCACGTATGCTTCATGTCGGTTGTCGAGCCTCAACTGGTCGACAATGCCACATGGTCGACCACGCTATGAGAATGTCCTGCAGTGGTTTAATTGTCGTCGGGTTATTGGTCGACAGTTGGAGGATTAGGTATCCTATAGTACATAtgtcattttcactatttttacattattttaaatgactaaaattatttcaattatgttGTATAAGTGTTAcgtaatataattaaattgttgaaaaataccaatatttgaagaaaatgtATTAGAGGTTAGGTTTTAGGAACACTATGTAAATGAATATGATGTTGGTAATAGTAAATGTGTATGGCAAGTATAATTtccaacaaatttatttaaggtACTTATGATAAGACTTTCTGTTTATGATTTATATATCCGAAATTCTTCCTCCGTGTGGATTTCATATACGGTAAGACTACATAGATTTTGGAAGGCTGAGATTATGATGATATATGGggttacattttattttttttatttggtagaCAATTTCTTCTATCAACATTTGGTAGACTATGTAAACATATAATATGTGAATTTAATGGTTATAAATCAATGACTATTGGGCATGGAATgaacatgtttttaatattgCTACTTGTGTGTATAGAAGATTATACCACTAAATCAATTTACGATTGGCTTAAATTGATATAATCACGTTATTTGAAATCATTTATAATCACAagagaattattattaaaaataataataacaaaaaaatatggaaTATCAAACCAAACTTATacacaaaaaattacaaactttaaaaaaaaaaaactttaaacataaaaagttggaaaaaaatcaagaacaataatatataacataatatcaCAACATTTATAACgagtttcatttttaaatttttaaaaaatgtcaattaATGTGATTTCTCTCTCTGTAAAACATGGTAACACTTGAACACggttattttatatgtttttaaacattttttttttcatcttcctcCAATATTTAGAGAACAACTTGAGAAAGGAAAAAGGGTTTGACAACATTACAAAATCACTTTCTAATAAAACACCTATAAAGTCACTCAATGAGCTCccataaatttgaaatataaagaattttgcatccttacaaaaaaaataaaaagccatcaatatattatttctgAAATAGTCAATACAAGTTTTAAGATAAAGATTCTCACAAATTACACCATCAACATTCATCTTAATCTAGTCACTGtgaaaaattacaaaaggaTTTGTATAAATATTCCCAATCTAGTGTTtatatgcaaatattttaaatttagaaaatcatGTACATAACTTTTCATGTCTTATAAAAGAATTAACCACTAATATTGCATATCTTCTAACCTTGTGCATTAGAGTTTGCaataaaacatttgaaaattttcattttccaaatcattcaaataatataaattacaataactaattgaataagttcaacaaaacatTTCTAATCAAAAACAATTAAACGAGTGGTAGACAATTTTTGAAGATCTAGAAAAAAATGTCCCACAATGAAAATCAAATGTATACAACGATTTgatcttcaaaaaaaatatgttgaatGGATTGTTCTTGTCCCTTGTAAGAAACACACATGGAGAATAAATTCCACATGTACCTTATGCCTTTTTATCCATCAAATGGCTATTATGTAAGAATTTTCATAAAACAAGGATTTTGAGAGATGAATAAAAGCAAACCAGATTAACTTCTATTGATCCTTTTGAGtaataacaataaagaaaatttttatagGTAGCTCCCTTTTGATTTAGAATcgtataatatttaaaaaatttaattaagaacaTATTTAAAGGAAATGATCGGAAGACTCTGTAAATTGCAATTCATAAATCCCAACTAAAAAAAGAGATATAATCCAAACAAACAATGGCAAAAAAGCGTAAGAAGACAACAACACAAGGAACACTTATAAAAAGAGAAATGCATATACTTAAACACCATAAAtcattctaaaaattaattttaacactATCACCAACAATTAACTATATCACAAAAATATCTCATTTGTGGAATAATAAGTGACAAGCTCTGTAACCATTGATATCACATAAAATTCAGAATCCTTATACAACCATTATTTccatcaaataatcaattaatttttaacttcgatgtttacaataatatttgataaaataatcaataaattttttaattatactcttataaaatatcaatcgagttaattactttttattgtataacaataaatatataaaataaatttaaaaaatcaaatatatttaataaatcaatTCATTAATTTACCAATTCCATCCATCTGAGATTGAGTctgattataaaatatttaactcataaaaaataataaagttgaaCTAATACATTTTTAACTAAATCCATGATAGATTAAACGTTGTAAACGTAAGCGAGGTCGGTCACTTTGACAACATACTTtctcaaacataaaaaatgtcaaaaaaaaaaaagtgaattgatgttttttttttgacagAGGATGGAATGGGCCGAAACGGAGCCCAAAGGAAATAACAGCTTTGTTATGATATTTTTCGAGTAATGGCTGGAAAGGGGTTGTTTGGTTGAACAAGAGAGATATTTCTCTTCTTCCataaaacccaaaaccctactTCTCCTGTCATATTATCCtcacttttgcttcttttttcaCTTCTTCAACTCACTTCCTATTCTCTTTCATTTCATTCCATGCAAGCATAGTTGGCAAGCTCCAATCGCGGTACGTTTCACGCCTCactcttctttttccttccaTTTTCTCTCCCTCCATTATCTCTTCAAACACCGCCATAACACTGATTTCAACCGTCTTAAACGAATTCAACGAATGCGAACATTTGATCGCGGCAATAACGAATTGCATCTTCTCCTCAAATTCGGTTCGCGTTGCGTTTCAGCGTCATTTCTGAACTCTGATTCGAGTCTCTTCCATTTGTTGTGTGACGCAGATGAGAAACACTGAATACTGAGGGTAATGGAAGACTATGATACACGGAGGGATAATGGTGGAAGTGGAGTGGCAGTGCCACCCTGCACTTGCTCGGGAGAAGAATTTCGCGCGTCTGGCGGTGGAAAAGGATCATTGCGAGTTGTCGCGGCTGCTAGAAACGGTTCTTCTGTTTCAAATTATGACATGGCTGTGTCGCGGAACGTCAAGAAAACACAAAAGCGTAAAGGTCTTCAGGAGCTGTTCACAGCCGATTACATTGTGAACAGAGTGTTGCGGaaggacggtccttcgcttggTCAGGAGTTTGACTTTCTTCCTTCTGGTGCGTTTGAACGATTCATAGTTATTCTACTGTGCGCCGAGTGCTTAGtgctctgtttttttttattgtatccGATAGTTGTGGAGCAATGATATTAGATGGGAGTATAAGGCAGTGGTTTTTGGTGATCGGATTCAGTGGATTTGTGTTGTTAAATACTGTATATTACGGTACATGAGTGCGTGGATAGTTTactaaatttttgaagaaaatggGGTATAGATGGAATATGATTATTTCAGTAAAGAACTTTGTATTAGATGAATTGGCTTTGATTTCGAAATTAACACCATCCCTTTCGTTGATTGGAGTGAACATTGAAGGGAGTAAATAATAGTCATTAGTTAAGCATCGTATTTGTATCTGTATTCATAGGAAATATgaagttaaacaaaatattatttttgatttGATTATTAATCACTGCATTGTTCtgtaactttttctttctgacagaagaaataaatttgttgGCCTCAATTCAACATGGAGTTGTAAAACACCCTACTTTTTAATTCCTTCCATTGTGCACTTTTACTGAGCAAATAACATTGTTTTACTTCTCCCATTTGGCCATTTCTATTGTTATTCTAAGTATACCTTTAAATCTATTTAGTCTTCTATACCTACCTATTGTAACTTTTATAACGAGCCTTGTTTCCGTTTCCTCTTTGATTGATTAGGACCCAGACACACTTCTGCTTGTCAAGAGGACCAAGGATCCTCAAAAAAGAGGAAGGTGACTTCTATTATTCCAAGAAAGATCTGTGGTGTTTCTCTTGCCACTcctttacatttatttatcaCAAGTCCTTTTTCATCAGGGTTCCAAGAGTGCAATTCAAAGTCTCACCGATTGTAATAGGACAGCACCTGTGAAGAAGCATGGTATTGGCAAAGGTCTGATGACAGTTTGGAGGGCAACAAATCCTGATGCTGGAGACCTTCCAATTAATTTTGGCGTTGATGGCCAAGAAGTtcctttactttcaaattctaTAGGACTGAAGCTGATCCATGAAAACAACAGATCACGAAAAACAGTAAACAGGAATGTAAGCTATATAAGCCCACAATATATGCACACTTAGTCTTCTTCCTATACAATATATGAATAAGCTTGTTAGTTCTGGTTTATAATAGTAGgtctggattttttttttctgaacagGTAATgccaaaaaataaaatgcagaATAAGAGAAATAAATCACAGGATAAGAGGAAAATTTCCATGCAAAGAAGAGTGGTAACCAAAAAGTTAAATGTGAATTTGTGTTTACTACTGTTGAATGGTTTGgcaagtttttatttttcttgtctgGCAGGGGGAACTGAACCTAGGTGTGACTCAGAATCAGTCACCAAATAAAAGCTGTGGACTAGCTCTTGATAATGCAATATCCGAGGAGGGAGTTGATCGAGTTTCAATGTTAATTGATGATGAAGAGCTAGAGCTGAGGGAGTTACAAGTAGAAACTGATCTGTTTAGGTGTTCTAATCATCTTGCTGCCAGTGGAATGCTTGTCTGCTCACTTTGTAAAGGTAACTTGGAGGAACAAAAATTGACCAGTATTCCTTGTTATATTCAAATGAGTAATGATGTTATGGAGTTGGAATGTTCCGATTCtgattaatttaattcatttaatgcGTGGCATTATACAGATGCGCTAGTGAAGTTTCCACCAGATACTGTCAAGATGAAGAAACCTATCCATTTGCAACCATGGGACTCCTCTCCTGAAATTGTGAAGAAATTATTTAAGGTGCATACAATCAATCAGTTCTGACTTCagatatgtttatgtttatggaCGTGTATTGTTATTGGTACTTTCTTGCAGATGTGTTTCTACTCTCATCCACTAACGTTTCTCTGCTATAAAATGCACCTTTACTACTCAAATAGCGCTAAACATTACCGTGCTAGAAAAGTTTCAAATTTAATCAAGATTGCCATAAAAGTAAATGGAAACATGTAGTAGTTTATATCAAGAATTATGAATATAGTAAGTTTTCAATCAAATTTACTCAGTACTGGTGTGCTCTCCATGTGATTCTCCTCGTGAATATATTTGTCTCTCATGAAGAATCTTGACCAATAATCTTGGGGGAGctaaaatgatatatttaatcattaataCAACAAGAAGGAGCACATAATTTAGTATAACTATAACTATATTGTCAGCAAgaaattcatctttcattttaatttgcAATCTTGTTTTAATAATCTTTATTGCAAAAAATGATCTTTTTATTGTAGCGGGATAAACTGGAAGAGTTTAAATAAGATGAATTAAGCAACCAATTAGAACATATGGGAAATGAGTGCAGAAATAACGAATAAGTTTGTGTTTACTTCCTTTTTTCTTCAGAAACAAGACTACATGGAAGAGAGAGAGGGTGATGAACACAAGAGGCAAgaggagagaaaataaaaaaatatcttataattttttttttttatatttaagaccaTACCTAGTTCTCTTTTGAATCCCTCTACCATTATTGTTTTAACAGAACCTACCTAAGTCTCGAAGGTCAACATTCTTTCTTCTGTACATATTTTGTTTATGCTTCTGGAATTTAAACATGTGATGGACATTATAGATTATATAATGTGAAAGTGAAGGAAATTCTTCCTGGTTTTAGTACCTTGTTATTTCTCAGACAGATCATTATGGGTTTTTGTTTAAGTTTGGATAAACTATTACTGAATTTTGGATTTATTAGTTACAGCCTGCTggatttattttgtatttgacaAAATGTTCTTTCTTTAATTAGTTAATCATTGTCATTTTTAAGGTGTACTGAAGTTACTATATAGcttcattttaagttttttggaatttttttttatgattaacttGATATTGACATGGAACTAACTTTATTTTGGCAGGTTTTCCATTTCATTTATACATATGCCATAATTGTTGATATTTGTCCCTTCACTCTTGACGAGCTTGTTCAAGCTTTTCATGACAAGGTTATAAGCCATCTCTGACCCATGCATTGGAAGTATTTTCAATTGTTATtgtttaattctaattttagcATCCAAAGTATCTATCTCTTTACTGCATGTGTTTCCCAGGACTCAATGTTACTTGGCAAGATTCATGTAGCCCTGCTCACACTTCTTCTATCTGACATTGAAGCGGAGCTAACTAATGGATTTTCACctcatttaaataaatcatgtaACTTTCTTGCATTGCTTCACTCGGTGAGTTGCTTATTTTCTTTACCTCATTTTGGGAGGTCATTGATTATTAAGTACTTATTGTTTTgcaaaatttaattatagaatgacttattgttttataatgttttagGTACAAGTTCAttacatgtttacttttataatgATTTGGCAGGTTGAAAGTCAGGAATATTCCCTGGACTTCTGGAGAAGATCTCTAAATTCTCTTACTTGGATTGAAATACTTCGTCAAGTGCTGGTTGCTTCTGGATTTGGTTCGAAACAAGGGTCCTTACGTAGAGATGTCCTTAACAAGGTATTCCAAAGTCCAAATGAACCTCTATTCTCCATCTGACCTGActttaatatgtttttgttatCATGTGTTCTTTTACATAAATCAGACATTCTAGATGCTTTTAACTATTATTagtgtgtattttttttttataaactgcCATACTACAACACATCCTAAATGGTGAACATCTGTTTTATGGTATGTTGTCTTCTTTGACAGATTgaggtaaaataatatttagattataTCATATATGTTGTAGATGAAGGCAATACATGCATGGTGTTCACGTAGTCATGGAAAAATTAGGTTTCAAAAATGCCTGTCTTTCTTCCACCCACAGCCCCTTCCCCTAAAAAATAAAGCATCATCGTCTTCTATGATTTACTAATTACTATCCACTCCTTGACTGTATTAGTAACCTTTGTTGAAAAGCTTCAGTATCATCAGAAACTACTAAACTATGTGATGAAGTTGTTTAGCATGTACTTTGGTTGTGTTTGACcgtacatatttttttaaccttttttccCCTTAAGAGTTGggtcaaattttttttaagctaaaaaatagaatttaacaAACAACCTCATACTTGATtttataagttataattttCAACATTAACTTAAAAGTaacttttaagttaaaaataagcTGGCTCTGATATCTCTCAGGTTCTCAAAtgttaaaagttataattttcaaCATTAACTTAAAGTAACTTTTAAGTAATTTCAACAAATTCTGCTCGATTCTCAAATGTATAAACCACTGACTTTGGCATCTCAGATATGAAATTTTAGCAGTTTCAATTGGTATAGCTTGGATCATGACAGATCTGTTGATTTAGGGCCTTAGACGGTTAGTTAAACTTTGATAGTTAGAAGAAACAAGGCATGCTACTATACATTTGAAGAGGAGTTAGTGGGTGAATTATCATTGTGGCTAGGAGCCTTGAATGTCCAgtgaattttgttatttaataaacATTACCCTTTTCATGTGCTTAATCTGAACCTATCTTTTAGATTACTGTGTTTCTCTCTGGATTTAACTCTGATCCATTGATAGGGTAAAAGATGTACTATCAGTGAAACATATATTGCCAcctatttcttttttaagttaCAATAGTTAGAAAACTGTTTGAGTCAGTCAATAATCTTTTATTGGATGTCATCCAAGTTTTCAGTATTGAatgtgtaggttttaaggtatAGTCTTACgcttttgttttgtaggaattgAATCTTCTTGTAAACTATGGTCTATGCCCTGGCACCTTGAAGAGTGAGTTGTTTAATATTTTGTCAGAGAGAGGAAACACTGGATGCAAAGTGGTTGAGCTGGCAAAGTCAATGCAGGCAACTAACtgttttctaattcatttttttttaaattatattctttacCTATATTACTGATGAATTTCATCTGTATTTTGATATCATATAGATTGTTGAATTAAACCTTGCCAGCACTACAGAGGAACTTGAGTCTTTAATATGTTCTACTCTGTCAAGTGATATTACTTTATTTGAAAAGATTTCATCGACTGCTTACCGACTGCGAATGAGCACAGTTATGAAGGACAGTGATGAATCTCATTCAGATACGGAGTACTCTGGTAGTGTTGATGATGAACTTGATGACACTGATACATGCAGCAGTGCTGatgattttgaaaatgattCAATTAATTCCAGTATAAGAAAATTGAAGAGTGTAAACagtcataaaaataatatgcgGAAAATATACACTGAAATTGATGAGAGCCGTTCCGGAGAAGCATGGTTGTTAGGACTGATGGAGAGTGAATATTCGAacttaaaaattgaagaaaaattgaATGCATTGGCAGCTTTAACTGATCTTGTTTCATCTGGATCCAGCGTTAGGATGAAGGTAAATAATTAACTTCTAGGCAAAGGGTTCATTCAATTGTCTGCCCCTCCCTTCAAATTAAGCctgaattttaaattgataaaattgaaGTTACAGGCTTTGTATTGTCTCCATTCCTCTTACATCCCTTCCCAACTTAAAACCACCCTCTGAGATGTTTTGTGAAGTAATCTTATCATGTTAGGTTGTATTGTGAATGATGTGTTTTATGCAGGATTTGTCTAAAGTCTCAGCTGATTGCAATTCTAGCATCCAATTACCAGGATCTGGAGCTAAAATAAAGAGATCAGTAGTAACGAAACCTGGGTCCCTTTTGAACCATAAAGTACACTTGAATTCTGATCCCTGTAGTGTAGACTCCTCATTATTATTCTCAAGATTCCACAGTTATGAAGCTTACTTCCAAAAGGGAAACGGTCCATCTATGTCACATCCCATTCAATCAGTGTTTTTGGGATCTGATCGTCGGTACAATAGATACTGGCTTTTCTTGGGCCCATGTAATGTAGATGATCCTGGTCACAGGAGGATATATTTTGAATCTTCTGAAGATGGTCACTGGGAGGTTATTGATACTGTGGAGGtgaatttcttttgttttcttgtgtgtaagaaaatatatttagcTGCACATATTGGAAACATGGAAGAGTAAACAACCAAACAGGCATATGTTTCATAGTCTCGTGTGTCTATTGTTTGCATTACTATTTTAGTGTTACTTACTTGCATTTGGTTAACCTGCATCTATGCAGGCGTTATGTGCATTGATGTCAGTTCTGGACGATAGAGGAAAACGGGAGGCTCTTCTTATTGAATCATTGGAAAGGAGACAAACATCACTATGCAGATCTATGGCCAGGATTAATGTTAATAGTACTGGAATGGGTTCTATGTCACATTCTGATCAGTCTGAACTGGATATGGTCACAGATGACAGTTATTCTCCTGCATCTGATGTAGACAACCTGAACATGACCGAGACAGCTAAAGACTCCTTTCCTTCAGCTGGGGCTGTGGTAATTGAAGCTGGAAAGAAAGTAGAGGatctaattaaaaaatggatCCGTGTTCAAGAATACGATTCTTGGATTTGGAATTCTTTTTACTCAGATCTCAATGTTGTAAAATATGGTAGAAGGTCTTACATGGACTCTCTTGCCAAATGTAAGAGTTGTCATGATCTTTACTGGCGAGATGAGAGACACTGTAAAATTTGCCATATGACATTTGAGCTTGATTTTGACCTAGAAGAAAAATATGCTATCCACATAGCCACATGCAGGGAGAAAGAAGACAACAACACATTTCCTAATCACAAAGTGCTGCCATCACAGATTCAATCTCTGAAAGCTGCAGTTTATGCTATTGAGGTAAGTTGGCATTCATTtccttttttatcattatattctTACTGGCATTGATGTCTTGTCTTGTTACATTGGTCCTTTTAAGGCACAAATTCCATGCAATTGGTTGGGGTTTCTGCGGGAAAATTGATACTTCATTCTTTGGGCTACTTAGTTTTGTTTGAATAGTATTGCTGCAAttctagaaaatatttaagttatgtTACTTCTAATCCTAGATAAGCATGACagtaaattaatttcaaacgTGTTGCCCTAACTTTTATCTGCTTGTCCAACTTTCTGATGTTCTGTATTGAAAACATGACATGGTTTACTGTTTATTTTAAGCACGTGGGCATTTTGAAGATTAATAATCTTTTCCATTACTCTCACCCGACTTTTTGTACAGTCTGTTATGCCTGAGGATGCCCTGGTTGGTGCTTGGAGGAAATCTGCTCATAAACTATGGGTGAAACGACTCAGACGCACCTCAACTTTAGTGGAGCTTTTACAGGTTATTGTTTTAACTTTATGTTTGATAGAATTTCTGGAGTGTCTGAAATTCTATTTGTCTTAAATTAACTTAAATCTATTTTCGTATGAATTTTTTGTTATAGGTTCTTGATGATTTTGTTGGTGCCATCAATAAGGACTGGTTGTTTCAATGCAAATTTCCGGATGATGTGTTTGAAGAAATCATTTCATCGTTTGCATCTATGCCCCGTACATCATCCGCCCTTGGTTTGTGGTTAGTGAAGCTAGATGTCATAATTGCTCCCTACCTGGACAGAGTCCATCCTCTGAAAAAGCAGGGAACCGGTGAGATTTAAAGTACTTCTATgttattagaaataataaatcaCATGACATGATGTAATTATT contains:
- the LOC108322952 gene encoding homeobox-DDT domain protein RLT3 isoform X4, translating into MEDYDTRRDNGGSGVAVPPCTCSGEEFRASGGGKGSLRVVAAARNGSSVSNYDMAVSRNVKKTQKRKGLQELFTADYIVNRVLRKDGPSLGQEFDFLPSGPRHTSACQEDQGSSKKRKGSKSAIQSLTDCNRTAPVKKHGIGKGLMTVWRATNPDAGDLPINFGVDGQEVPLLSNSIGLKLIHENNRSRKTVNRNGELNLGVTQNQSPNKSCGLALDNAISEEGVDRVSMLIDDEELELRELQVETDLFRCSNHLAASGMLVCSLCKDALVKFPPDTVKMKKPIHLQPWDSSPEIVKKLFKVFHFIYTYAIIVDICPFTLDELVQAFHDKDSMLLGKIHVALLTLLLSDIEAELTNGFSPHLNKSCNFLALLHSVESQEYSLDFWRRSLNSLTWIEILRQVLVASGFGSKQGSLRRDVLNKELNLLVNYGLCPGTLKSELFNILSERGNTGCKVVELAKSMQDLSKVSADCNSSIQLPGSGAKIKRSVVTKPGSLLNHKVHLNSDPCSVDSSLLFSRFHSYEAYFQKGNGPSMSHPIQSVFLGSDRRYNRYWLFLGPCNVDDPGHRRIYFESSEDGHWEVIDTVEALCALMSVLDDRGKREALLIESLERRQTSLCRSMARINVNSTGMGSMSHSDQSELDMVTDDSYSPASDVDNLNMTETAKDSFPSAGAVVIEAGKKVEDLIKKWIRVQEYDSWIWNSFYSDLNVVKYGRRSYMDSLAKCKSCHDLYWRDERHCKICHMTFELDFDLEEKYAIHIATCREKEDNNTFPNHKVLPSQIQSLKAAVYAIESVMPEDALVGAWRKSAHKLWVKRLRRTSTLVELLQVLDDFVGAINKDWLFQCKFPDDVFEEIISSFASMPRTSSALGLWLVKLDVIIAPYLDRVHPLKKQGTGQHGPWR